The proteins below are encoded in one region of Effusibacillus dendaii:
- a CDS encoding TlyA family RNA methyltransferase yields the protein MSGKERLDLLLVNRGLFPTREKAKSAVMAGLVIVNGERIDKAGTKVPMEAEVQIKGNLHPYVSRGGLKLEKALKAFHFSLQDKVVIDIGASTGGFTDCALQNGAKLVYAVDVGYGQLAWKLRQDPRVIVMERTNFRHLQPEQLKDEKPEVAVMDVSFISTRLLFPVIRQILKPDGSLLTLIKPQFEAGRDKVGKNGIVREAGIHREVLQQTLAAAMQEGFAVQSITYSPITGGDGNIEFLAHLTLQDIKELAGEPLEKTIEQTVEEAHRSLLQLTQTEPE from the coding sequence ATGAGCGGCAAAGAGAGATTGGATCTCCTGTTAGTCAATCGGGGCCTGTTCCCCACCAGGGAAAAGGCCAAGTCAGCAGTCATGGCCGGACTTGTGATTGTGAATGGAGAACGGATTGACAAAGCGGGCACCAAGGTTCCGATGGAAGCGGAGGTTCAAATCAAGGGCAATTTACATCCGTATGTATCTCGTGGCGGGCTGAAACTGGAAAAAGCCTTGAAGGCGTTTCATTTTTCGCTGCAGGACAAAGTGGTTATCGATATCGGGGCATCTACTGGCGGATTCACCGATTGCGCCTTGCAAAACGGTGCCAAACTGGTGTATGCAGTCGATGTCGGGTACGGTCAGTTGGCTTGGAAATTGCGCCAGGACCCGCGGGTGATTGTGATGGAACGGACCAATTTTCGGCACCTGCAGCCGGAACAGTTAAAGGATGAGAAGCCTGAAGTGGCTGTGATGGATGTGTCGTTTATTTCCACACGGCTTCTATTCCCTGTCATCAGGCAAATCCTGAAGCCGGACGGTTCTTTGTTGACGTTAATCAAACCGCAGTTCGAAGCAGGACGCGACAAGGTCGGCAAAAACGGGATTGTCAGAGAGGCGGGCATACACCGCGAAGTTCTGCAACAGACGCTGGCGGCGGCGATGCAGGAAGGTTTTGCCGTACAATCGATAACCTACTCACCGATTACCGGCGGTGACGGAAATATTGAGTTTTTGGCGCATCTGACTTTGCAGGACATAAAAGAACTGGCCGGTGAACCGTTAGAGAAAACAATTGAACAAACGGTTGAGGAAGCGCACCGCTCACTGCTTCAATTGACTCAGACAGAGCCAGAGTAG